GGGAACATGATCATCGACGCCCTCATCCATCGGTTCACCGAGGGGCGCGAGGAGTACGATGCCGGCGGCGCTCGCGCGAGCCGCGGTCACGTGGACCCGGCCCTACTGGAATGGCTGATGACGCACGAATACGTCCGCCGCCGTCCGCCAAAAACGACCGGCCGTGAGGTGTTCGGTCGCCCCATGACCGACGCGCTGCTGCAGCGGATCGGGGGACGCGCGATTGCAGAAGACGACCTCCTGGCCACGGTCACGGCCTTCAGCGCGGAGTCCATTGCGCACAACTACCGAGAGTTCGTGCTGCCCGAGCAGCGGGTGGACGAGGTGCTCGTGTGCGGCGGCGGCACCCACAACCAAACCCTCTTGCGGATGCTCCGCGAACGGCTGGCCCCGATCCGCGTGGGCACGGTCGCCAACGCGGACGTTCCGGTGGACGCGCGGGAAGTCATGTGCGTCGGTATCATCGGCAACGAGACCCTGCTCGGCGAGCCTGGAAACGTCCCATCGGCCACCGGGGCTCGACGCCGCGTCGTGATGGGACAGATCACGCCGCCCTAGTGACGGCCCAAGGCAGCCTGAGGTGCACGAGAGGAGACCATCGTGAAACAGCTCGAGACCGGTACTGTGCGTGCCACGTTCCTGCCGTCTGCGACCGTGTCCGTCGACGCGTCGGGCGATTGGACGGTCGTGGTCGAGATCGCCGACGGCAGCGTGGAGCGGTTCGGCGGCGTCCAGGTGTATATCCCGCCGGGGTGGACGGTCCCGCAACTCGATGATGCGACAAAACCGGGCTATGTATCCGTCATCGGCCGCACGGCCGCGCGGGTGAGCACCCGTCTCCACACGTGGCGGTGGATCACCGCCCAGGTGGATGAGGGCCGACTCGTCCCCGGTGACGCGCTCGAGTTCCACTATGGGGGGGCTGGGGGCGCCCGGGCGCCGCGGGTTTCCAACGAAGCGACGGAGTTCACGATCCTCGTCGATCCCAGCGGCCTTGGCAACTACGACCCGCAACCAGGATCGCCGGTCGTCCGGACGACGCCCGGACCGGCGGTCGGCTTCGAGGTGGTGACGCCCTCCGTCCTGCAGACCGGAGAAACAATGACGGCACGCGTGAAAGTCGTGGACGCGCTCGGCAATCTTGTGCCGGCGTCCGGCGAGGTCGACGTCGTGCTGGCGACAGATGGTCGGACGCCGGTCCAGCAGACCGTGACGCTTGACGCCCGCGCGGCGGCAGCCCCCTGGCCAGTCGCGGTCTCCGCGGAGGGGGTGTGGCGCGTCGAGGTGCGCGACCGTCACACGGGCCGCGCCGGCCGCAGCCCGGCCGTGCTCGTGGAGCGGGCGCCTGAGATGCGCCTGTTCTGGGGCGACATCCACGGGCACTCCGCAGCGTCGGACGGCGCGCTGAGCCCGGACGAGTACTACACGTTCGCGCGGGACGTGTCCGGCCTCGACTTCTGCGCCCTGACCGATCACGACGACGTCGGCCACAATTCCAACGTCCCAGACCACTCGAAATTCATGACCCAAGAGGTATGGCAAGAGCTGCAGACCGTCACGAACCAATACAACGCGCCCGGGCGGTTCGTGACGCTCGTCGGGTTTGAGTACAGCCAGATCGAACTCGGCATCGAGGGGCACCGCAACGTGTACTACCGCGGCGCCTCGGGCCCGTTACTGCACGACCGCGATCCGAGATACAATACGCCGACGAAGCTGTTGCGGGCCCTGGCCAGCCTCGACGCGCTGGTCATCCCGCACCATCCGCTGCACTACATGAGCTGGGAGCACGATCCTCGGAGCCAGCGCCTGGTCGAGGTGTACTCGATGTGGGGCTCCTCTGAGGACCGGAAGACCGGCGACGCCGCGTTCACCGGCAAAATGGTCAGCCCCGGGTCCGGCATTGCGTTCCAGGAGTACCTCGCGCGGGGTTACAAGCTCGGCGTGACGGCGGGCGGCGACAACCACGACAGTCGCCCCGGGCGCCGTGGCGCCACCGACCGCTGGCGGAAAGGGAAGATGGCCCAGCCGCCGGGGCTCGTGGCCGTCTATGCTCCGGATCTGA
The bacterium genome window above contains:
- a CDS encoding CehA/McbA family metallohydrolase, with translation MKQLETGTVRATFLPSATVSVDASGDWTVVVEIADGSVERFGGVQVYIPPGWTVPQLDDATKPGYVSVIGRTAARVSTRLHTWRWITAQVDEGRLVPGDALEFHYGGAGGARAPRVSNEATEFTILVDPSGLGNYDPQPGSPVVRTTPGPAVGFEVVTPSVLQTGETMTARVKVVDALGNLVPASGEVDVVLATDGRTPVQQTVTLDARAAAAPWPVAVSAEGVWRVEVRDRHTGRAGRSPAVLVERAPEMRLFWGDIHGHSAASDGALSPDEYYTFARDVSGLDFCALTDHDDVGHNSNVPDHSKFMTQEVWQELQTVTNQYNAPGRFVTLVGFEYSQIELGIEGHRNVYYRGASGPLLHDRDPRYNTPTKLLRALASLDALVIPHHPLHYMSWEHDPRSQRLVEVYSMWGSSEDRKTGDAAFTGKMVSPGSGIAFQEYLARGYKLGVTAGGDNHDSRPGRRGATDRWRKGKMAQPPGLVAVYAPDLTREAVFDALWERRCYGTTGQRILVDFRVEGQRMGAEVTRPETAHPRIACCVLGETALASVELLRNNRVVQTWTPDAEELAVEWRDPSPVGAGCIYYVRARQADGGRAWSSPIWLTPEERR